TAATTTCAGACAACTCTTTTCTTATTTGTTAAACTAAAAATTAGGGGTTTGGCTGACAATCTTTATTTACTGCTAATTCAGTAGTTGGGATAGGCCAAATATATTCTGATTGAGCAGTGGTTACTGCATTAACAGAACCTTTTGCAGGAAATGGTTGATTTAATCTTGTAACATCAAAAGACCTTTTTCCTTCTCCTAAGAACTCAATTCTTCTTTCCTTTAGGATGGCATTTACTAATTCAGTTTGATTTTCAGCAGTTATTACTGAGCCTTTTGAACGAGTTCTTACAGCGTTTAAAATTTCCAAAGCAGTAGCATCAACACCAGAACCAAGTCTTGCTTTTGCTTCAGCTACATTTAATAAAACTTCTGCATAACGAATAACCGGAACCCAATCAATGAACGGAGAGGCTCCTGGGAATTTAGTAAGATATGTTCTGGTACCACTGGCAGCTGTCAATTTTTTACGATCATCATCAGCACTAAAGGCTGGGTCACCCAAAATTCCAGATGCATTCAATGAAAACTCCCCACCTCCTACAGGACCTGCTAACCAGTAAAATGCCAATTGGTTTTGAGTCCCAGGAGCATCATTTGTAGCCATAGGTAAGGAGAAAATTGACTCTAAAGTTTTATAAGATGTAAAAATTGCTGCAAAATTTGAGTTTAATTCATGTTTTACTCCTGAGCTTGCCTTAAAAGGTGCTGAAGAAGAAACAATTTTATTACCCTCTGTGACTACCTCTGCATACTTACCCATTGCCAAATATACCTTAGTTTTTATTGCAATAGCCGCATTTTTATGTGCTCTGGTTACATTTAAATCGGAGGTAGAATAATTTGAAGGTAAATTTGTCTCCGCAAAATTTAAATCTTCAATTATTTTAGCATAAACCTCCGCAACAGTAGATCTTTTAAGGTTGTTTGAGTTACCTGCCCCATTTTCACCAACTAATCTCAAAGGCAATCCTAAAGAAGCCCCATTGTCCTTTGTATAAGGCTGGCAGTAGATATTTACAAGCGAAAAGTAACTTAATGCTCTCAAAAATCTGGCTTCACCTTTGTAATTG
The sequence above is a segment of the Cytophagaceae bacterium genome. Coding sequences within it:
- a CDS encoding RagB/SusD family nutrient uptake outer membrane protein; the encoded protein is MINMKKLNINKLTIAALIGISVMGCTNDILNPVPQTSVSDLSAYDTPDRVESLVNGLYRGVKNGNFLGGRYWIYNDIRGEEFINQTNNGVTGLQTWNFTINSSSNEVANLWGSAYAAINNINLFLDKVDAAPAKLTPDKIANYKGEARFLRALSYFSLVNIYCQPYTKDNGASLGLPLRLVGENGAGNSNNLKRSTVAEVYAKIIEDLNFAETNLPSNYSTSDLNVTRAHKNAAIAIKTKVYLAMGKYAEVVTEGNKIVSSSAPFKASSGVKHELNSNFAAIFTSYKTLESIFSLPMATNDAPGTQNQLAFYWLAGPVGGGEFSLNASGILGDPAFSADDDRKKLTAASGTRTYLTKFPGASPFIDWVPVIRYAEVLLNVAEAKARLGSGVDATALEILNAVRTRSKGSVITAENQTELVNAILKERRIEFLGEGKRSFDVTRLNQPFPAKGSVNAVTTAQSEYIWPIPTTELAVNKDCQPNP